From the Lepus europaeus isolate LE1 chromosome 12, mLepTim1.pri, whole genome shotgun sequence genome, one window contains:
- the PTGES gene encoding prostaglandin E synthase gives MPAPSLAMTSGQALPAFLLCSVLLVLKMYAVAVITGQVRLRKKAFANPEDALRHGGPQYCRSDPDVERCLRAHRNDMETIYPFLFLGLVYSFLGPEPLIAWMHFLVFFLGRLVHTVAYLGKLRPPTRSLAYTLAQLPCASMALQILWEAARHL, from the exons atgcctgcccccagcctggccatGACGAGCGGCCAGGCGCTCCCAGCCTTCCTGCTCTGCAGCGTACTGCTGGTTCTTAAGATGTACGCGGTGGCCGTCATCACTGGGCAAGTGAGACTTCGGAAGAAG GCTTTCGCCAACCCCGAGGACGCCCTGCGGCACGGAGGCCCCCAGTACTGCAGAAGCGACCCGGATGTGGAGCGGTGCCTCAG AGCCCACCGCAACGACATGGAGACCATCTACCCTTTCCTCTTCCTGGGCCTGGTCTACTCCTTCCTGGGGCCTGAGCCCCTCATCGCCTGGATGCATTTCCTGGTCTTCTTCCTGGGCCGCCTGGTGCACACGGTGGCCTACCTGGGGAAGCTGCGGCCGCCCACGCGCTCCCTGGCCTAcaccctggcccagctgccctgcGCCTCCATGGCCCTGCAGATCCTCTGGGAAGCGGCCCGCCACCTGTGA